The genomic interval tatatttgaagatttaaaatacaaatataatcttatataataataagaaaatattatattcaaaagtattatagTAGAATTAGATAATATTGGTAaatcaatgaattattatttgtaattgataataatgaagttttgttatttatataagagattcaatttaataataagaattaatgagttattatattaaaagattgttaatatatatatattaatatcaatatattttattatttgcttttgctttgtaaaagatatattaagtttttttgaaaaattataatcaattataatgaTATAGAAGCAATCTTATATAAacgaaattataatattctatatcaattataaatatcaatataattaaggtaaatataatcaaaaaggttttaaatataataattattatctattcaaattataaataaaaaagaagtattttgtttataagaaagagaattattaatcaattcgATATAATAAGAAGGAAtacaataaatcaaaaagcaaatataaaaaataattcaaaaataaaaataactttgaTAAGAGTTTTGAGTAATTCCTTGTTGAATATGAAGAATCTAATTAAGACGATAATGAAGATATCGATTTAGATATCAATAGCAAAATagtaatctattttatataattcgaattataagaatcatttatataagaattatatttaaattttattatttatattggatttataaataatagaaagattataatgaatttaaataataagatctttgaatatattttgatatattaagtttataaaaagagaatgatttatattagtaaatacaatataaaagaattctaaaacattattattaatataactatTACAGAATAATTTacaattgattataaataatatataatatataaaatgattattgaaaatatattattgaataaaaacaaaataggaattgttaatataatatttgaaatcgATAGAGCTAAATCAATAAACTTATTTTATTTCGATTTACTATTGGGAATTgttaaattctatattataaatataaaaatataaataaacttaatatatattataataatattattaatgtaataataataaataaaataaaaaagagttttctatatatttattaaaacaagcatataatatttttataatatataaatatataacaatttatataacaaattattaataataatgaatactatcttattaatatagaattataatatttatattattattttgattatttatcaaTCTACAAACTTttacaaatattataataagttaattataataatatcttataataaaagattaataaatttattaaattctatcaatattatcaaaaatataataaatcccCCAAtcgattcaaattcaatttaaaagataatatcgatttcaattattctattataatagatataatatatattgatatcaatttaattttatatattataaatgaaaatatataatttcaaataatataataattaataaatattaatgtgaaatatatatttgatatatttaggaaatattaaatgaatatttatattgatttattagattatattatatataatattaaaaagaatttcattaataaaaagtttattcaatatataataattatattaataaaaacaaaaagtattttaatCGAAgtttattgattaattaatatagtcgaataatattatataattattaaatatgtatatattattatcattaataaattagagaattcaataataaaaataataatattataaataattataaaaatagtaaacaatattataggattaaataaattgatttcaatacttttaatttttgaaatatatcaattaaaagtAGTTTTCGATCTTtcctttattatataaataattaattcgAAAAAAAAGGATGTTAATACCCttaataagtatattcaataataaatcaataattcaaaaagaggATTgtaatttgtattattttatatagattctttcaaattgatTACATTCATTAATACTTCTTTtactaataataaagatttatcctttcaaatagaatatattattatattaataaataaatataataaaactgatactatttattaattattaatcaaatacaaaagaattattaaaaatgtaTTGACTTTAGAACTCTATAGAATAGttttagaattcaatatcaatataataatcaaaaacataGTCGATAagatctttttaatatacaaaatactattaattatatatatcgattCTAAATCATTCTATAATTGTCTTACGAAATTTAATactattaataaaaagagattaataattgatattataatgatttagGAAGTAAAtaagaaatgagagattgtAAAGattaaatgaattaataaagaatctaaccctataaatataataactaaatcaaaactatattaaatattcaaaaatctaatcaacaataatattattacaattaaaattacaaaataaattaataaagattaaaaagtataataaaaaaaatataagattAAAAAGGAAGATGgttatataaagaaatttaaaaaattaattaaaaagatatattatcAGTGACTTTAGAGAATTACTAATATCGAaatagagattatataattgtacTAATACTTACATTAgtatctttcaatattatagCAATACATTTTGTAATCCTAGCTTTTAAaaccctaagcaatattataataatgtgaattatagtactatattgacttcatcATTCTTATAGTGATACCAACAAATaacaatctcaatatcacaaGCATATCGCAAATACCACCAGCTGCTGTTGAAGCCAGCACAGTGGAGAACAATGAAATGACAGGCGCACCACAAGAATCATCAGTCATTACAACCATGGCAACAGAAAACAAAGATCAGAGTGCCACTGCATCTTTGCAACCACCAGCTCCCTCCACAGGTCCAGCGATGAGCAACACCACTCCCATGACTTCCACCGCCGCGATCATCCTACCACCAGTTGGCATGGGCAGAGTATTGTTTCCTGAGCTTAGCCTTATGCTTTTCCATCAACTCCTCTCCATGACCCTTGCCGGCCTTCCTCCACCCCTTGTTTGCGCCTTTCACGGTAGTCCATGTTATCCCCACATTTATGCCGAATACAAATCCGTCAACTTTGTCCTTTCTGATGCTACAATGCCTGTTTTCCGAACCATTACCATCCGAGGAGGcaaattggagaagattcGCTATCTACAAATACGCTCTGACAATTTCAGGTTCGTATAATTATTTCCTAAATCTCTCGAATCCATAGCCAGTACATGACTGATATTTTGAACACAGCGTAAGATCTTGGGACGCGAGAAGCAACAATGGTTCCCGCCACCCCCTCAAAACCCACGTCTGTAAACTCTTTAACTCTTTCCATGAGATAAATTTTACTGCGGTTCAGCCGGCTCGCACACAGCACTTCACCAACTCCGAATTGTTCGAAGCCAACCTTAACATTGAAAGTATACTACATGAGATTTGCCACATTGTAAACGCAAGCAATCAGACGCCTACATTTCGTGTGAAGTTTCTAGGTTATAATCCTGGAAATTTGATCGACCAGGGGAGATTGAATCAGTATGTTAGGCTAGTAACTGGGAAATTGGCAGATGGAAACCGAACGTGGACGCCAAGAAGAGAACTGACCGGGGACGGTGGAGTGGTTCATGATGGGAtcgtttggatttgggagaTTATTTAGGGAATAGAGAGGGGAGGGGCTGGGAATGATTCTCTTGACAACGAACAAGGCTGATAGAGGGGAGTTTTCATCAATTTGGGTGGCCACTTCTGCTAGCTCAGGCATTCAACGGCTCAGATGTCTAGAGGTGTTCAGATGTCCGGAGAGACTTAGACGTTTGGGTAGGCTCAAGCATTCAACCTAGCTTGAAGGCTGAGATAATTCCAAGTGCAGAAACTTCAGGTCTATGAAATACGCAGGCAATAGGAAAAACGAAGATTCTcaatgatgatatcaagacTACCTCTTGCAATATGATTTCATGTCACTGATGGAACGTAGAATACAGAGCACAAATacatatcaaagaaaaaaacttttCGGTTGCACCTAATATCTTTGCTAACTTGCTTTCCTTCCCAACCTGTGAAATTTAACCACAACCATACCATTTATTGCTACCCTCTAGCCATCAGCATCAAGGCACAATTTATCTCATAATCCCCATGACTAGAGGACGACCCCCCCAAATAAACAAATGGCGAAGGGAAAAAAATTCCGTGAAAACAATCATAATTTTCTTGCATTGCAATGACTTCTCGAAATGACACAACTTAGATAAACAATCGGTGCCGTGATCGCCGAGATGTGAAAAAAGGAGAGATTATCGTTTGATCAGCATAAAAGGTACCGAGCATTTAGTCAGTCTTGGTGTAAGCGGCGGAATCGACACCTCCCTCAGGGTACTCTCTGTTATAGACTGTTAGtattgaaaaacaaaaaatgaAGTGAGATTTGGGGGTTACTTACGGGAGTGCAACTTCGAATCTCTTCTCAACAGCCTTCAGAACCTCTTGGTCTGCCTCATTGCTAACGAATGAGATAGCAAGACCCTTGGTTCCGAAACGACCAGCACGTCCAACACGATGAAGGTATGAGTCTGCATCGGGTGGGAGATCGTAGTTAATAGCCAAGTTAATCTTGTTGACATCAATACCACGACCGAACACGTCCGTAGCAACACAGATACGCTTGTTGAAATCCTTGAAGTCGTTGAAACGTTTGATACTACTCATGTGTCAGTAATGTAAAATAACCGATGATGCTATACGACGTACCGTTCCTCTTGACTGACACCAGAGTGGATTGCAACTGATGGGAAGTTACACTCGCGCAAGAGCTTGTCAAGTTCAGTGGCTCTGACTGTGCTCTTGACGAAAATGATAACTTGGTTGAAGGAAAGCTCATCTAACAATTCATTGAGACGtctattcttctctttctcctctaaTTTGATGTAATATTGTTGAAGACCATAAAGAGTGAGCTTTGTCTCATTATCAATGTAGATCTCAAGAGGGTTCTGCATGAACTTCTTGCAGATAGGTCGAACCTCTTGAGAAAGAGTAGCACTGAACATCATGACTTGCTTCTGTGGTGGTGTGGCTCTGAAAATCTCCTGAACATCGCGACGCATATCTaaaacaatatcaacagTGTGCACCTAGAAGGACTGTAATTAAACTTACCAATTTGATCCAACATCTTGTCACActcatcaagaacaaaaaccTTGACGCTGTTGAGGCGCAAGTATTTGTCTCGAACAAGGGCGTTCAATCGACCTGGGGTACCGACGATGATGTGTGGGTGGGTCTCGGGATTCTTCAATACCTCAACATCCTTGCTAATAGGAACTCCACCGTAGAAAACACCAATCTTGACATCTGGCATGAAGTGACAGAATCGTTGATATTCATTTCGAATTTGGTAAGCCAATTCACGAGTGTGGCACATCACAAGGACGGATGTTTCACCGGCGACTACCTCGACTTGTTGTAGAGTTGTGAGGACGAAAACGGCGGTTTTACCGAGACCAGATTTGGCCTGGCATAGGACATCTGTACCAAGAATCGCTTGGGGAATACAGACTTGCTGAACTGTAGTGATCGGACCGAAGTTAGATTAAGTGTCCAAATTTATAATCAGGTGCAAGAGATCGCAAGTCCGCCCATCTACGCAAAATACATCCACAACGCAACACCCAGAATGCACAGATCGAAGTATAGGCCCGATATTTGCCTTGGAAGGCGCAAATCGTCAACTTTACACAAACGCAACAAAGGCGTCGGTTTGAGTCGATCCTGGAAGTCTCTAGGCATGCAATTCAAACGTATCTCCTACAATTTTGCCAGCAATTACATCGCCGCTTTCTTTCGAGATTCTCGCCTAACGCATATGTTTGCCATCCCTCCGAATCTTGTATCGGACCGGTAGAGACATCCCAGGATCGCTCGTAACTTGCTGAAGTTTTGACCAGAGAGTATTCATTTTTGCTTGCGAGATGGACGGACGCGCTGCGAGAAGGACAATGATGGAGTTTAGGGATGAAAGTTATGACTAACCCTCCGAAGGATGTTCGAATCCGCACCAGGAAATGGCTCGTAGAAGCTCCGGCTTCAATAAAAATTCGCGGAAACCAGTCGAATGGATACCAACATAACTGCCCTTCTTGGCCGCAGCTGCATTTCCAGACACGGTCAAATTTCCCGAATCACCCTTGACTCCTCCATTTGCGCCAGcagctggtgctggtgccTCTGTTGTTGCGAGCTCCTCATCAGAGTAATCGATCAAATCTTCTTCGGCGGCAGacattttgatgatatttgtTTAGTTAAAAGGTTaggattgtt from Botrytis cinerea B05.10 chromosome 9, complete sequence carries:
- the Bcsub2 gene encoding Bcsub2; the encoded protein is MSAAEEDLIDYSDEELATTEAPAPAAGANGGVKGDSGNLTVSGNAAAAKKGSYVGIHSTGFREFLLKPELLRAISWCGFEHPSEVQQVCIPQAILGTDVLCQAKSGLGKTAVFVLTTLQQVEVVAGETSVLVMCHTRELAYQIRNEYQRFCHFMPDVKIGVFYGGVPISKDVEVLKNPETHPHIIVGTPGRLNALVRDKYLRLNSVKVFVLDECDKMLDQIDMRRDVQEIFRATPPQKQVMMFSATLSQEVRPICKKFMQNPLEIYIDNETKLTLYGLQQYYIKLEEKEKNRRLNELLDELSFNQVIIFVKSTVRATELDKLLRECNFPSVAIHSGVSQEERIKRFNDFKDFNKRICVATDVFGRGIDVNKINLAINYDLPPDADSYLHRVGRAGRFGTKGLAISFVSNEADQEVLKAVEKRFEVALPEYPEGGVDSAAYTKTD